A single region of the Changchengzhania lutea genome encodes:
- a CDS encoding sugar kinase, producing MSKVVTFGEIMLRLAPQGFLRFSQANNFDVIYGGGESNVAVSLANYGVDVDFITRLPKNDIGECAMMEMRKRGVGVDKIVWGGDRLGIYFLETGAVSRGSKVVYDRVHSAIAEIESGMIDWDAVFEGVEWFHWTGITPAISQGAADVCLEAVKAASAKGITISTDLNYRAKLWKYCDDAHREKIMTEITSYCDIILGNEEDAEKHFGIHPEGLDVHKHGHDVKAEAFLSVCKQMMEKFPRAKKVITTLRGSISASHNTWAGVLYDGKDMYETRQYQITDIVDRVGGGDSFMGGLIYGLLKYPEDDQNALDFAVAASCLKHTIKGDANLVTVSEVEKLMGGDASGRVAR from the coding sequence ATGAGTAAAGTAGTCACGTTTGGAGAAATCATGTTAAGATTAGCTCCACAAGGATTTTTAAGATTTTCGCAAGCAAATAATTTTGATGTTATTTATGGAGGAGGCGAATCTAACGTAGCAGTATCATTAGCAAATTACGGTGTTGATGTAGATTTTATAACACGTTTACCAAAAAATGATATTGGAGAATGTGCCATGATGGAAATGCGTAAGCGAGGGGTTGGTGTTGATAAAATTGTTTGGGGTGGAGACCGTTTAGGTATCTATTTTTTAGAAACGGGAGCCGTATCTAGAGGGTCTAAAGTGGTATATGATAGGGTCCATTCTGCAATAGCAGAAATTGAATCGGGCATGATAGATTGGGATGCTGTATTTGAAGGTGTAGAATGGTTTCATTGGACAGGTATTACTCCTGCGATCTCTCAAGGTGCTGCCGATGTTTGTTTAGAAGCTGTTAAAGCCGCAAGCGCAAAAGGTATTACTATTTCTACAGATTTAAATTATCGTGCAAAATTATGGAAATATTGTGATGATGCTCACAGGGAAAAGATAATGACTGAAATAACGTCTTATTGTGATATTATTTTAGGAAATGAAGAAGACGCCGAAAAGCATTTTGGTATTCATCCTGAAGGATTGGACGTTCACAAACATGGTCATGATGTAAAAGCCGAAGCGTTTCTTTCGGTTTGTAAGCAAATGATGGAAAAATTCCCAAGGGCCAAAAAAGTCATTACCACCTTGAGAGGCTCTATTTCGGCATCACACAATACTTGGGCAGGCGTTTTATACGATGGAAAAGATATGTATGAAACACGACAATATCAAATTACAGACATTGTAGACCGCGTTGGGGGAGGAGACTCTTTTATGGGAGGTTTGATCTATGGCTTGTTAAAATATCCGGAAGATGATCAAAACGCTTTGGATTTTGCGGTAGCAGCCTCATGTTTAAAACACACGATAAAAGGCGATGCAAATTTAGTAACGGTATCAGAAGTAGAAAAGCTCATGGGAGGCGATGCTTCAGGACGCGTAGCGAGATAA